In one window of Romboutsia hominis DNA:
- a CDS encoding amidohydrolase — protein sequence MLLIKNGKIITMADKNYNSGSILIKDKKIVEIGENININSNEDCKIIDAENCWVMPGIIEAHCHIGIQEERKGFEGNDCNETNESITPYLRALDGINVMDSAFHNALTAGITGVMVGPGSSNVVGGQFVFIKTHGRTIDNMAVLEPAAMKIAFGENIKTNYNQKNMMPSTRMSIAALLREELFEAQKYNQNKKNAMKNGDSFDEVFRRECWLPVINREIPLKAHVHRADDILTAIRIAKEFNLRLTLDHCTEGHLISEEIKEAGFPAIVGPSLAIRNKIETQNADFKTAGILHKAGVKVAITTDHPVTRIQDLPICAGFAAREGLGIEEGLKAITINAAEICNVSDKVGSLEIGKDADIAIFDGNPMEVFTKTMYTIIDGEIVYEAKDIDN from the coding sequence ATGCTATTAATAAAAAATGGGAAAATAATAACCATGGCTGATAAAAATTATAATAGTGGATCTATTTTAATAAAAGATAAAAAGATTGTAGAAATTGGAGAAAATATTAATATAAATAGTAATGAGGATTGTAAGATAATTGATGCAGAAAATTGTTGGGTTATGCCAGGCATAATAGAAGCTCATTGCCATATTGGAATTCAAGAAGAAAGAAAAGGATTTGAAGGCAATGACTGTAATGAAACAAATGAATCAATTACACCATATCTTAGGGCTTTAGATGGTATTAATGTTATGGATTCAGCTTTTCATAATGCTTTGACTGCTGGTATTACAGGAGTAATGGTAGGACCTGGAAGTTCAAATGTAGTCGGAGGACAGTTTGTTTTTATAAAAACTCATGGTAGAACAATAGATAACATGGCTGTCCTTGAACCAGCAGCAATGAAAATTGCATTTGGAGAAAATATAAAAACAAATTATAATCAAAAAAATATGATGCCATCAACTCGTATGTCAATAGCTGCACTTTTACGTGAGGAATTGTTTGAAGCTCAAAAATATAATCAAAACAAAAAAAATGCTATGAAAAATGGTGATAGTTTTGATGAGGTATTTAGGAGAGAGTGTTGGTTACCTGTAATTAACAGAGAGATTCCTTTAAAAGCACATGTACATAGAGCAGATGATATTTTAACAGCAATCCGTATAGCTAAAGAGTTTAATTTAAGATTAACTTTAGATCATTGTACAGAAGGACATCTAATTTCAGAAGAGATTAAGGAAGCTGGATTTCCGGCAATAGTTGGACCTTCATTAGCAATAAGAAATAAGATAGAGACTCAAAATGCAGATTTTAAAACAGCTGGTATATTACACAAGGCTGGTGTGAAAGTAGCTATTACTACTGATCATCCAGTTACAAGAATACAAGATTTACCTATTTGTGCTGGATTTGCAGCAAGAGAAGGACTAGGAATAGAAGAGGGACTTAAAGCAATTACAATAAATGCGGCAGAAATATGTAATGTATCAGATAAAGTTGGAAGTCTGGAAATAGGAAAAGATGCTGATATTGCAATTTTTGATGGGAATCCAATGGAGGTATTTACAAAAACAATGTATACCATAATTGATGGTGAAATAGTTTATGAAGCAAAAGATATAGATAATTAG
- a CDS encoding DUF4474 domain-containing protein, protein MELKWTIVIIIIILALLLYRWIIQRKQVINNVLQRSDEEKIKDINNALELYGFVYDKTNDIICSNMYPWQREVGYCRFYDEAAPTLNMIIDSEPIYFEYDNRRWLIELWKGQYGMTTGGEIGIYVSEMDDINIPGIFSGPFFEAVSDEELLNMDFKLKINEEELFQRQDYHWWLTGFDVGVFSNPNNLSMKIRIIFPNSIMKDAFLGGLKRAGYKEDEIKITKNIIYFNFDKPKSDQPYNRYKLIIPFIQFMNKTYCKIYNLITKDFERTIDKIDFLRLYYPNLLRLIAGKNRMKKLKKSYKVISSYISGNEMRSNEHL, encoded by the coding sequence ATGGAGTTAAAATGGACTATAGTTATTATTATAATTATACTTGCCTTACTCTTATATAGATGGATAATACAAAGAAAACAAGTTATTAATAATGTGTTACAAAGAAGTGATGAAGAAAAAATTAAAGATATTAATAATGCACTAGAGTTATATGGTTTTGTATATGATAAAACTAATGATATTATATGTTCAAATATGTATCCTTGGCAAAGAGAAGTAGGATATTGTAGGTTTTATGATGAAGCAGCACCTACCTTAAATATGATTATTGATAGCGAGCCTATTTATTTTGAATATGATAATAGAAGATGGCTTATTGAACTTTGGAAAGGTCAGTATGGAATGACTACTGGTGGTGAAATTGGTATATATGTAAGTGAAATGGATGATATTAATATACCAGGTATTTTTTCAGGTCCTTTTTTCGAAGCCGTATCAGATGAAGAACTATTAAATATGGATTTTAAGCTTAAAATAAATGAAGAAGAATTATTTCAAAGACAAGATTATCATTGGTGGCTAACAGGTTTTGATGTAGGTGTATTTTCTAATCCTAATAACTTATCAATGAAAATTAGAATAATTTTTCCAAATTCAATTATGAAAGATGCATTTCTTGGTGGATTAAAAAGAGCAGGTTATAAAGAAGATGAAATTAAAATAACTAAGAATATAATTTATTTTAATTTTGATAAACCTAAATCTGATCAACCATATAATCGTTATAAATTAATAATACCTTTTATCCAATTTATGAATAAAACTTACTGTAAGATATACAATTTAATTACTAAAGATTTTGAACGTACAATAGATAAAATTGATTTTTTACGATTATACTATCCTAATTTGCTTAGATTGATTGCAGGTAAAAATAGAATGAAAAAATTAAAAAAATCTTATAAAGTGATTTCATCTTATATAAGTGGAAATGAGATGAGAAGTAATGAGCATTTATAA
- a CDS encoding metallophosphoesterase: protein MSDCHRGSGNLGDNFIKNQYIFFAALNDYYKKGFTYIELGDGDELWENRSMEQIMEVHSSTFELLSKFYESNRMYMIYGNHDMQKSYTEFLECHYKGYYCGIRKDIFSLFNYIRAYEGIILENEDNNQYRTFLVHGHQGDLINDRLWKLGRFLVRYIWRPLEIWGFNDPTRAAKNYKKKNRIERQLMAWSKENNIMLIAGHTHRPSFANLDEAMYFNSGSCIHPTAITAIEIECGCISLVKWSVMTGEDSSMYVGKKVLKGPVKLEDYFVRNLKVESF from the coding sequence ATGAGTGATTGTCATAGGGGTAGCGGAAATTTAGGAGATAATTTTATAAAAAACCAATATATATTTTTCGCGGCACTTAATGACTACTATAAAAAAGGATTTACTTACATTGAATTAGGTGATGGAGATGAACTTTGGGAAAACAGATCTATGGAACAAATTATGGAAGTACACAGTAGTACATTTGAATTACTATCTAAATTTTATGAGTCAAACAGAATGTATATGATTTATGGTAATCATGATATGCAAAAAAGTTATACAGAATTTTTAGAGTGTCATTATAAAGGATATTATTGTGGAATAAGAAAAGATATTTTTTCATTATTCAATTATATAAGAGCATATGAAGGAATAATTCTAGAAAATGAAGACAATAATCAATATAGAACCTTTCTTGTACATGGTCATCAAGGAGATTTGATTAATGATAGACTATGGAAGCTAGGTAGGTTTTTAGTTCGTTATATCTGGAGACCACTAGAGATATGGGGATTTAATGACCCTACAAGAGCAGCTAAAAATTATAAAAAGAAAAATAGAATAGAACGACAACTGATGGCATGGTCAAAAGAGAATAACATAATGTTAATTGCAGGTCATACTCATAGACCTAGCTTTGCTAACTTAGATGAAGCTATGTACTTTAATTCAGGAAGTTGCATACATCCAACAGCTATTACAGCTATAGAGATTGAATGTGGTTGTATTAGCTTGGTGAAATGGAGTGTTATGACAGGAGAAGATAGTAGTATGTATGTAGGAAAAAAAGTTTTAAAAGGACCAGTAAAATTAGAAGATTACTTTGTAAGAAATTTAAAAGTAGAAAGTTTTTAA
- a CDS encoding response regulator transcription factor, giving the protein MYKENILVVEDDVDINNLITKTLEKQNYKVTQAFSGSEALLQLSISEFKLMLLDLMLPGMSGEEIISKIRDEKEIPIIVISAKTSLKDKVNVLNIGADDYITKPFESEEIIARINSQLRRYRKYEISTQSNEIYKFKNLTLEEETRKVKVKGEEIHLTGHEFDILSILIKNPDKVYSRESLYEQVWKNGYYGEYNSVNVHISNIRKKIKSVSQDEDYIKTVWGIGFKLNNN; this is encoded by the coding sequence ATGTACAAAGAGAACATTTTAGTAGTAGAAGATGATGTAGATATAAATAACCTAATAACAAAAACACTAGAAAAACAGAACTATAAAGTAACGCAGGCATTTTCAGGGAGTGAAGCGCTGTTACAACTATCTATATCAGAATTTAAATTGATGCTACTAGATTTAATGTTACCAGGTATGAGCGGAGAAGAGATAATCAGTAAAATTAGAGATGAAAAAGAAATACCAATAATAGTAATTTCAGCAAAAACGTCTTTAAAAGATAAAGTAAATGTTTTGAATATAGGAGCAGATGATTATATAACTAAACCTTTTGAATCAGAAGAAATAATAGCTCGAATAAACTCACAGTTAAGAAGATATAGAAAGTATGAAATAAGTACACAATCAAATGAAATATACAAATTTAAAAATCTTACTTTAGAAGAAGAAACAAGAAAAGTAAAGGTCAAAGGAGAAGAGATACATTTAACTGGTCATGAGTTTGATATTTTAAGCATTTTAATTAAAAATCCTGATAAGGTATATTCAAGGGAATCATTGTATGAACAAGTATGGAAAAATGGATACTATGGGGAATATAACTCTGTAAATGTTCATATTAGCAATATTAGAAAAAAAATTAAATCAGTATCACAAGATGAAGATTACATAAAAACAGTGTGGGGAATAGGATTTAAATTAAATAATAATTAA
- a CDS encoding ATP-binding cassette domain-containing protein: MKEVIKTYNLSKKYGNYDALLDVNINVKQGDIYGLVGDNGAGKTTLLRILSGQSHASSGSFELFSVSDEKELNEIRKHTGVIIELPSFYPNLTVEKNMEYYRIQRGIPGKDKVIKALEDVNLSHAKKKKFNQLSLGMKQRLGLALAIMTEPELLILDEPINGLDPSGIIEIRNLLLKLNKEKNITIVISSHILLELSNIATCYGFLNKGKLVKEISSTELNEKCKSYLEIKVTNANKLAALLEEKLGYSDYKVLPNDIIQLFDRNRDPQKISELIVKNGIGLNCIEEKTINLENYYMSLIGGSYNA; this comes from the coding sequence ATGAAGGAAGTTATAAAAACGTATAATTTATCTAAGAAATATGGAAATTATGATGCATTGTTAGATGTAAATATTAATGTAAAACAAGGTGATATATATGGTTTAGTAGGTGATAATGGAGCAGGTAAGACTACTTTACTTAGAATATTATCTGGGCAGTCACATGCTAGTAGTGGTAGTTTTGAACTTTTCTCAGTTTCAGATGAGAAAGAATTAAATGAAATTAGAAAACATACAGGTGTTATTATTGAATTGCCAAGTTTTTATCCTAATCTTACTGTTGAAAAAAATATGGAGTATTATCGTATTCAAAGAGGTATACCAGGAAAAGACAAAGTTATTAAAGCTCTTGAAGATGTTAATCTGAGTCATGCTAAAAAGAAAAAATTTAATCAATTATCTCTTGGTATGAAGCAACGACTAGGGTTAGCTCTTGCTATTATGACAGAACCAGAGTTATTAATACTTGATGAACCAATTAATGGCTTAGACCCATCAGGAATTATTGAAATTAGAAATCTACTATTAAAATTAAATAAGGAAAAAAATATTACTATAGTTATATCAAGTCATATACTTTTAGAGCTATCAAATATTGCAACTTGCTATGGATTTTTAAACAAAGGAAAATTAGTCAAAGAAATATCTTCAACTGAACTTAATGAAAAATGTAAAAGCTATTTAGAAATTAAAGTTACTAATGCTAATAAGTTAGCTGCACTATTAGAAGAAAAGCTAGGTTATAGTGATTATAAGGTTTTACCTAATGATATAATTCAGTTATTTGATAGAAATAGAGACCCTCAAAAGATAAGTGAACTTATAGTTAAAAATGGAATTGGATTAAATTGCATAGAAGAAAAAACTATAAATCTTGAAAATTATTATATGTCTTTGATTGGGGGATCTTACAATGCTTAA
- a CDS encoding ABC transporter permease — protein MLNYIKSEFYRNINTKGNYIFLFGSIAFVIFINVALGLFAQSQVNFLYGNTKYSLSSFYTYMGLLILISIYLVSLIFGQEFKNSTLKNSIAFGISRSEIYLGKFLVEVVICTINLILISSAYVIAAYVMLEDSGIVYLKDFIHAIVACFPLLLVSMTAAHVFTSYLIMRV, from the coding sequence ATGCTTAATTATATAAAAAGTGAATTTTACAGAAATATAAATACTAAAGGAAATTATATATTTTTATTTGGAAGTATAGCATTTGTAATATTTATAAATGTAGCCTTAGGTTTATTTGCACAAAGCCAAGTGAATTTTTTGTATGGAAATACAAAATATTCTCTTAGTAGTTTTTATACTTATATGGGATTATTAATACTTATATCTATTTATTTAGTTTCATTAATTTTTGGTCAGGAATTTAAGAACTCTACACTTAAAAATTCTATTGCCTTTGGAATTTCAAGGAGTGAAATATATTTAGGCAAATTTTTAGTAGAAGTAGTAATTTGTACAATAAATTTAATATTAATTAGTAGTGCATATGTTATAGCTGCATACGTAATGCTAGAGGATAGCGGTATAGTATATTTAAAAGATTTTATACATGCAATAGTAGCATGCTTTCCACTGCTATTAGTTAGTATGACTGCTGCTCATGTTTTTACTTCATATTTGATAATGAGAGTATAG
- a CDS encoding sensor histidine kinase, giving the protein MMEWILAILLIPSVYFSARFFLLSRNIKKSVKDFKYISENIDTNRKLKLNHPDKNFEKLLSEINQYLEDTQVNKLKYIKREEEIRKEIENVSHDLRTPLTSIRGYLELINDETITSKEKKDYPCIVEKRAKVLQHLIQDFYDLSRFENNDYNLNMEIIDINKELREHILVFYNDFEKKNIEVDLKLDENPVLVRLDESAIKRVFNNLIQNSIKYSKSHFCMSINNKGREVIIEFKNDVQDINKDELNLLFNRFYMKDKSRSSDSSGLGLTITKLLVESMNGEIDVDMDKEWIIFRIKFLSEIY; this is encoded by the coding sequence ATGATGGAATGGATTTTAGCAATTTTATTAATACCAAGTGTGTATTTTTCTGCACGCTTTTTCTTGCTTTCTAGAAATATTAAAAAATCAGTTAAGGACTTTAAATATATTTCTGAAAATATAGATACAAATCGTAAACTTAAGTTAAATCATCCAGATAAGAATTTTGAGAAATTATTATCTGAAATAAATCAGTATTTAGAAGATACACAAGTAAATAAATTAAAGTACATAAAAAGAGAAGAAGAAATTAGAAAAGAAATCGAAAATGTTTCTCATGATTTAAGAACACCTTTAACTTCTATTAGGGGATATTTAGAGTTAATAAATGATGAAACTATTACATCTAAAGAAAAGAAAGATTACCCTTGTATTGTAGAAAAAAGAGCTAAGGTTCTTCAACATTTAATTCAGGATTTTTATGATTTAAGTAGGTTTGAAAATAATGATTATAATTTAAATATGGAAATTATAGATATTAATAAGGAGCTAAGAGAGCATATACTGGTATTTTATAATGATTTTGAAAAGAAAAATATTGAAGTGGATTTAAAGTTAGATGAAAATCCAGTATTAGTAAGGTTAGATGAAAGTGCTATTAAAAGAGTTTTTAATAATTTAATTCAAAATTCTATTAAGTATAGTAAGAGTCATTTTTGTATGTCAATAAACAATAAAGGTAGAGAAGTTATTATTGAGTTTAAAAATGATGTCCAAGATATTAATAAAGATGAGTTAAACTTACTGTTTAATAGATTTTATATGAAGGATAAATCAAGAAGTAGTGATAGTTCTGGTTTAGGTCTTACAATAACCAAGCTTTTAGTTGAATCTATGAATGGTGAAATTGATGTTGATATGGATAAAGAATGGATTATATTTAGAATAAAGTTTTTATCAGAGATATATTAA
- a CDS encoding response regulator transcription factor: MFTIMIIEDNELIRNEIHNLLDLNRYKTIKVNDFNSITKQVKEYNPDLILLDINLPDEDGFKICTEIRSFSKVPIIFVTSRNTNIDELMGITLGADDFITKPYNTQILLARIASLLKRAYPNEKTIDNIEHNGITLNILKSTIEKNDKSVELTKNEFKILHYLLINKGKIVSRVDILEYLWDSALFVNDNTLTVNITRIRSKVEELGVKDYIITKRGQGYMV; the protein is encoded by the coding sequence ATGTTTACTATAATGATAATAGAGGATAACGAACTAATAAGAAATGAAATTCATAATTTATTAGATTTAAACAGATATAAAACAATAAAGGTAAATGATTTTAATAGTATTACAAAGCAAGTGAAAGAATACAATCCAGATTTAATACTACTAGATATAAATTTACCAGATGAAGATGGCTTTAAAATCTGTACAGAAATAAGAAGTTTTTCAAAAGTTCCTATAATATTTGTAACTAGTAGAAATACAAATATAGATGAACTTATGGGAATAACATTAGGAGCCGATGATTTTATAACAAAGCCTTATAATACACAAATACTTCTAGCAAGAATAGCATCATTACTAAAAAGAGCATATCCTAACGAAAAAACAATAGATAATATAGAACATAATGGAATAACATTAAATATATTAAAAAGCACAATAGAAAAAAATGATAAATCAGTAGAGCTTACAAAAAATGAATTTAAAATATTACATTACTTACTTATAAACAAAGGTAAGATAGTTTCAAGAGTAGATATATTAGAGTATTTATGGGATAGTGCATTATTTGTAAATGATAATACTCTTACAGTTAACATTACGAGAATAAGAAGTAAGGTAGAGGAGTTAGGGGTAAAAGACTATATAATAACTAAAAGAGGACAAGGTTATATGGTATGA
- a CDS encoding sensor histidine kinase, whose protein sequence is MNIKDYLNKRIGIISLNIISLITLSIFLFSVGNPFKVIKIVAITWIIVLLIYLLYEYKAIRKHFDEINKYIENTDKKYLLSEIIKEPKYIEAMPYYYALKKASKSMRDEINTIKKQRKDYKEYIEKWVHEVKTPISAIKLIEENNKTSTSRLVLQQLEEIDTYVEQALFYARSEDVEKDYLVKEISLDECINRVITKNKQVLILNNINIEIDDINKSVYSDSKWLEFIVNQIIVNAIKYRRDNNPTIKIYTNEIKNAVELIIYDNGIGIPSYEIDRVFDKGFTGNKGRLNYKSTGIGLYLCKNLCDKLGLLIKIESKEDKCTKVRIIFPKGNFSKF, encoded by the coding sequence ATGAATATAAAAGATTATTTAAACAAAAGGATAGGTATAATTAGCTTAAACATTATATCTTTGATAACATTATCAATATTTTTATTTAGTGTAGGAAACCCTTTTAAAGTTATAAAAATAGTGGCAATAACATGGATTATAGTATTATTAATATATCTTTTGTATGAATATAAGGCTATAAGAAAACATTTTGATGAAATAAATAAATACATTGAAAACACAGATAAAAAATATTTACTAAGTGAAATAATAAAAGAACCTAAGTATATAGAGGCAATGCCATATTACTATGCTTTAAAAAAGGCGAGTAAATCTATGAGAGACGAAATAAACACAATAAAAAAACAAAGAAAAGATTATAAAGAATATATAGAAAAGTGGGTACATGAAGTTAAGACACCTATTTCAGCTATTAAATTAATAGAAGAAAACAATAAAACATCTACGTCAAGACTAGTACTTCAGCAGTTAGAGGAAATAGATACATATGTAGAACAAGCATTATTTTATGCTAGAAGTGAAGATGTAGAAAAGGATTATTTAGTAAAAGAAATATCTTTAGATGAGTGCATTAATAGAGTTATCACTAAAAATAAGCAAGTGCTTATACTTAATAATATAAATATTGAGATAGATGATATTAATAAAAGCGTATATAGCGATAGTAAATGGTTAGAGTTTATAGTAAATCAAATTATAGTAAATGCAATAAAGTATAGGAGAGATAACAATCCTACCATAAAGATATATACTAATGAAATAAAAAATGCAGTTGAATTAATTATTTATGATAATGGTATAGGAATACCTAGTTATGAAATAGATAGAGTATTTGATAAAGGGTTTACAGGTAATAAAGGTCGCCTAAATTATAAATCAACAGGGATAGGATTATATTTGTGTAAAAATTTATGTGATAAGTTGGGGTTATTAATAAAAATAGAATCAAAAGAAGACAAATGTACAAAAGTTAGAATTATTTTTCCAAAAGGAAATTTTTCTAAATTTTAA
- a CDS encoding ABC transporter ATP-binding protein: MGEILKIDSIEKYYGNKGNIFKTIDDISFNVREGEFVGVMGPSGSGKTTLLNLIATIDEVSSGHIYLNNQDLTEINKKNIARFRRENLGFIFQDFNLLDTLTIYENIALALTINKTNKNEIDDKVKSVAKELGIIEILNKYPYEVSGGQKQRTACARALITNPKLILADEPTGALDSRSAQILIEMISSLNKDFNATILMVTHDSFTASYCDRILFIKDGKIFTELVKGNNTRKQFFNQVLDVVALLGGDVRDVR; encoded by the coding sequence ATGGGTGAAATATTAAAAATTGATAGTATAGAAAAATACTATGGAAATAAGGGAAATATATTTAAGACAATTGATGATATAAGCTTTAATGTGAGGGAAGGTGAGTTTGTAGGGGTTATGGGACCTTCTGGTTCAGGAAAAACGACTTTATTAAACCTAATAGCAACTATTGATGAAGTAAGTTCTGGTCATATCTACTTAAATAATCAGGACTTAACTGAAATAAATAAAAAGAATATAGCTAGATTTAGAAGAGAAAATCTAGGATTTATATTTCAAGATTTTAATTTATTAGATACTTTAACAATATATGAAAATATAGCTTTAGCACTTACAATAAATAAAACTAATAAAAATGAAATAGACGATAAAGTAAAATCTGTAGCAAAAGAATTGGGAATAATAGAAATACTAAATAAGTATCCTTATGAAGTATCAGGTGGTCAAAAACAAAGGACAGCTTGTGCAAGAGCATTGATAACAAATCCAAAGCTAATACTTGCAGATGAACCAACAGGAGCTCTAGATTCTAGGTCGGCTCAAATTCTAATAGAGATGATATCAAGTCTAAACAAGGATTTTAATGCAACAATATTAATGGTAACACATGATTCGTTTACGGCAAGTTACTGTGATAGAATTTTGTTTATTAAAGACGGAAAGATATTTACAGAATTAGTAAAGGGAAATAATACACGAAAACAATTTTTTAATCAAGTATTAGATGTAGTTGCATTGTTAGGCGGTGATGTAAGGGATGTACGTTAA
- a CDS encoding ABC transporter permease codes for MYVKLAINNAKKSIKDYLIYFITITMCVSLFYAFTSLSSSSYELITEDTFNFESLKKMLKYSTYIITALLAILVAYVSKYMIKRRQKEFATYILLGAEQKSIALMFFVEMLIVGILSIACGIFIGTLFSQVVTAMVYISAKQEIVFSFKLYLDTVFITFIFFIGMFLVVGIYNIRVLNKLKLIDMMNNSKISEFKFKKSKKVYSIVFLISLILYGIFIYSIKFIINIKKGINSTNHLISANQMMFAEVISIVSFIIATYALFYSISYILIRIKEKHKKFSYEGTNLFLLGTIVSKIRTTPILMATISLTFLGASISFILTLLMSQWSLGYLDYRIPFDIELRSEYSYRPEKEYSINKIEDMPKFNYSEVIDYLKNAGLDINEYEELEKYCINKEDFYIRDNREKPALAISLSDFNKLRSMKGYDTISLKNDEYTTQWDNTTDQQEIDKYIEENKVINVEGKSLKVSKDAYYKETLGEGIYNYPTTNIIILPDDICKDLVSAGVDLFITSNNELSYEEATKFELEYIPKWFEENNPELMKKYDRSYYFIHGRIKSAETSEIINFTLGMRILGLYLGTVLLMISLTVLALQQLTDSIEHKDRFNVLRKLGIEENEINKIVLKQISVYFTIPVIIGMIGFVVFIYNFYLIYESYISAYIGDSMFVLNMSTGIFIMVMIYISYFIGTYYTFKRNIRN; via the coding sequence ATGTACGTTAAATTAGCCATAAATAATGCAAAAAAATCTATTAAAGATTACTTAATATATTTTATAACTATAACAATGTGTGTAAGTTTGTTTTATGCTTTCACATCTTTATCAAGTTCTAGTTATGAACTTATAACTGAGGATACTTTCAACTTTGAATCTCTAAAAAAGATGTTAAAATACTCAACTTATATAATTACAGCATTATTAGCAATACTTGTTGCATATGTAAGTAAATATATGATTAAAAGAAGACAAAAAGAATTTGCTACTTATATATTATTAGGAGCAGAGCAAAAGAGTATAGCACTTATGTTTTTTGTAGAAATGTTGATAGTTGGAATATTATCCATAGCATGTGGGATATTTATTGGAACACTTTTCTCACAAGTTGTTACAGCTATGGTATATATAAGTGCTAAACAAGAAATAGTATTTTCATTTAAACTTTACTTAGACACAGTTTTTATAACATTTATATTCTTTATAGGAATGTTTTTAGTAGTAGGTATTTATAATATTAGAGTTTTAAATAAGTTAAAGCTTATAGATATGATGAATAATAGTAAAATAAGTGAATTTAAGTTTAAAAAAAGTAAAAAAGTTTATTCAATAGTATTTTTAATATCTTTAATATTATATGGTATATTTATATATTCAATTAAATTTATTATAAATATTAAAAAAGGAATAAATAGCACTAATCATTTAATTAGTGCAAATCAAATGATGTTTGCAGAAGTTATTTCAATAGTTTCATTTATAATAGCAACCTATGCTTTATTTTACTCAATATCATATATTCTTATAAGAATAAAAGAAAAACACAAAAAATTTAGCTATGAAGGCACAAATCTTTTTTTATTAGGAACAATAGTATCTAAAATAAGAACAACTCCAATACTTATGGCTACTATATCATTAACATTCTTAGGTGCTTCAATAAGCTTTATACTTACATTATTAATGTCCCAGTGGTCTTTAGGATACTTAGATTATAGAATTCCTTTTGATATAGAGTTAAGGAGTGAATATTCATATAGACCTGAGAAAGAGTACAGTATAAATAAAATAGAAGATATGCCAAAGTTTAATTATTCAGAGGTTATAGATTATCTAAAAAATGCTGGTTTAGATATTAATGAGTATGAAGAATTAGAAAAGTACTGTATAAATAAAGAAGATTTTTACATAAGAGATAATAGAGAAAAGCCTGCCTTAGCTATAAGTTTAAGTGATTTTAATAAACTAAGAAGTATGAAAGGTTATGATACAATAAGTTTAAAAAATGATGAATATACAACTCAATGGGATAATACTACTGATCAGCAAGAAATTGACAAGTATATAGAAGAAAATAAAGTTATAAATGTAGAAGGAAAAAGTTTAAAAGTTAGTAAAGATGCATATTATAAAGAAACTTTAGGAGAAGGTATATATAATTATCCTACTACAAATATTATTATATTACCTGATGATATATGTAAAGATCTTGTAAGTGCAGGGGTAGATTTATTTATTACATCTAATAATGAGCTAAGTTATGAAGAAGCTACTAAATTTGAATTAGAGTATATACCGAAGTGGTTTGAAGAAAATAATCCAGAATTAATGAAAAAATATGATAGATCTTATTATTTTATACACGGAAGAATTAAATCAGCAGAAACTAGTGAAATTATAAATTTTACTCTAGGAATGAGAATCTTAGGATTATATTTAGGTACAGTTTTACTTATGATAAGTTTGACAGTGCTTGCTCTTCAACAGCTTACAGATTCAATAGAACATAAAGATAGATTTAATGTTTTACGAAAACTGGGGATAGAAGAAAATGAAATTAATAAAATAGTATTAAAGCAAATAAGTGTATATTTTACTATTCCTGTAATAATAGGCATGATAGGATTTGTAGTATTTATATATAATTTTTATTTAATATATGAATCCTATATTAGTGCTTATATTGGAGATAGCATGTTTGTATTAAATATGAGTACAGGTATATTTATTATGGTAATGATTTATATAAGCTACTTTATTGGAACATATTATACATTTAAGAGAAATATAAGAAATTAA